The genomic DNA GGCGGTCGCCCAGACGTCGGATGTGGGCCTGCGCCGCGAGCTGTTGCGACGGAGGTGATCATGGAGTATCCGCACGCCTTCAAGGCGAAGATGGTGCAACGGCTGAGCGCCCCGGGAGCGCCTTCGGCGACGGCGTTGTCCGAGGAGGTCGGGGTGCCTCAGCCGACACTGTCAAAGTGGGTTCGCGAAGCCGGTAGAGTCGGGGGCATGGGAAAAAGCAAACGTACGAAGGGCAAGAGGCCGCAGGATTGGACGCCGGAGGCCAAGTTGGCGGCGGTGATGGAAGCGGACACGTTGTCGGAGGAAGAGCTCGGCGTTTTCTTGCGCCGTCGCGGGCTGCATCGGACTCATCTGAGGCAGTGGCGCGAGCAGATCGTTGCTGGTCTGAAGGCGCTGCGATCGAAGAAGGCCTCGCCAGAGGCGCGGCGTATCCGCGAGCTGGAGCGCGAGCTGCAGCGTAAGGACAAGGCGCTGGCGGAGACAGCAGCACTGCTGGTGCTGAAAAAAAAAGTCCACGCGATCTGGGGGGACGAGGACGGCGACACGATGCCGAGGAGAGGCAGATGATCCTCGACTTGATCGATGAGGCGGTGCGCGCTGGCGCGCGGCTCAGGCTGGCCTGCAAGACGATCGGCCTGACGGCCAGGACGATCCAACGCTGGCGTCAGCAGGGCGGTGGCGAGGATTGCCGTCATGGCCCTCACAGCGAACCGGCCAACAAGCTGTCGGCGGCCGAGCGCCAAGAGGTGCTGGAGATCGTCACCTCGCCGGCGTACTGCGACCTGTCGCCGCACCAGATCGTTCCCCGGCTGGCCGATGAGGGCACCTACGTCGCGTCGGAAGCGACGATGTACCGTCTCCTGCGCGAGGAGGCGCTGCTGTCTCACCGAGAGCGCACGCGGCCGGCCATCACTTGGCGCCCTCGAGAGCATGTGGCCACGGGCCCCAACCAGGTGTTCAGCTGGGACATCACCTACCTGCGCTCTCCGGTGCGCGGCAGCTTCTACTACCTGTACCTGATTCTGGACGTCTGGAGCCGCAAGATCATGGGCGCTGCGGTCTATCGGGAGGAGTCGATGGACCTGGCGGCCGAGCTCTTCGAGCGGACCTGCCGCCGCCACGATCTGGATCCGGACGGCGTGGTGCTGCACTCCGACAACGGTGGCCCGATGAAGGGCTCGACCATGTTGGCGACCCTACAGCGACTGGGCGTCGTCGCCTCGTTCAGCCGGCCGCGCGTCAGTGACGACAACCCGTACTCCGAGGCGCTGTTCCGGACCCTGAAGTACCGGCCC from bacterium includes the following:
- a CDS encoding IS3 family transposase (programmed frameshift) encodes the protein MEYPHAFKAKMVQRLSAPGAPSATALSEEVGVPQPTLSKWVREAGRVGGMGKSKRTKGKRPQDWTPEAKLAAVMEADTLSEEELGVFLRRRGLHRTHLRQWREQIVAGLKALRSKKASPEARRIRELERELQRKDKALAETAALLVLKKKGPRDLGGRGRRHDAEERQMILDLIDEAVRAGARLRLACKTIGLTARTIQRWRQQGGGEDCRHGPHSEPANKLSAAERQEVLEIVTSPAYCDLSPHQIVPRLADEGTYVASEATMYRLLREEALLSHRERTRPAITWRPREHVATGPNQVFSWDITYLRSPVRGSFYYLYLILDVWSRKIMGAAVYREESMDLAAELFERTCRRHDLDPDGVVLHSDNGGPMKGSTMLATLQRLGVVASFSRPRVSDDNPYSEALFRTLKYRPEYPSAPFASLEEARLWVEGFVRWYNTEHLHSAIRFVTPEDRHAGRQEEILQQRRRVYERARRRNPRRWSGETRNWQPIQRVY